One Deltaproteobacteria bacterium genomic window, ATCTACGACACCGAAACGAGGCTTTTTACGTACCACCGCTTGGAATACGATATTTTCTCGCAACGCAGAAAGATCCTCGACGCGGGCTTGGCGACGGTCTTTGGAGACCGGCTTTTGGTGGGAATGTAAATGCAGAAAGCAGCGATACCAGCTTTGCTGCTAGTGGTCGTTGCAACACTATTTGCCTATCTTTGGAACAGTGGCTACCTCGGCCCGCGAATACAACTCAATAAAGTGCTGGTGAATGCTCCCGCTCACTTCGATCGCGATACTGCCATGCGTGAGGCTATCCGGGCCATGGTAGAAAGCGAACTCGGTCAAGACAAGCTTGTAAACTGGTCTCCCGACGATATTGGTGAAGAAGGCCACGCCTTGGAGCTACGCGTCGGGGATGTGGTGGAGTTCAAGGGCGAGCAGCACCGTGAAGTCTTAGTGAGGCTCATTCCCGAGAGTGGTGAGCCACCTTTGGAGGCAATGGGTCTGGGCAAGGAGCCGCATCGGCTCGTCGGCTCGGTTCAGCATGGATTTCGGGATGGCTGGGCGCATGTGCTTTGGAGACGAGAACGCATCTCATGGACATCAAGCCAGCTGATTGAGGCCCTGCAAAATACGGAAGATAAGCGGCAGCGCCTGTTTTTAGTGAATCGCCTTGGGGAAACGAGGGCATTGGATGCCGTGGATGTTCTCGTTGAAATGCTCAAGGTTGAAGAAGATGACGGTGTTTTATTGAGGTTGATTGGGGCCTTGGCCCAGATTGGCAATGATAAGGGCGTTAAGGCCATGATCGCGACCACGCGCCTTAAAGATGAAGCCTTTGTGGTACAAGTGGTTTATGCGGTTGGTGGTATTGGTGGGAAAATGGCTGAGGCATTCTTGGTTACTTTGGCAAGTGGCCACCCATCGCCGCGGGTTCAGAACGCAGCGCGTCGAATGCTAGATGAGGGCACCAAGCCTTCCGCGCAAAATCCAAGATAAGTTTGTTTTTCTCACTCAGCGTCCGTTGATGACCTCTACCACAAGTGCTACGGTCACTCGCCTTGCTATACCTTTCGACTCTCACAGGGACGTCTAAATGAAATCTCGTTCGCTATTTATCTCTCTCGGCCTGATTGGCGCATTGGCAGCTTGCCAAAGTAAAACGGAAGCACCTGCACCAGCCAAAAAAGCTGAAGCCGTAGCTGAGCCAGCAAAAGCTGAGCCTGCTCAAGCAGCCGCTCAAACCAAAGCAGACCCAGCATGTGTTGGCGCAGCGGGCGAGGGCGCACCTCAGCTCGTTGAAACTGCCAATGGTAAGTGGGAGCGCAACGGCTCGACTGTAACCTGGAAAGAAGGCGCAAACGCCGATGGTATCGTTCTTGGTGCTATTACTGATATCAAAGACGGGGCAGATGAAAACATCGCGAACCTCAAGAAGGCAGTGACTTTCTTCACAGCTGAAAAGGTTGATGCCATTGTTGTAGCTGGTGACAGCGGCGAAACAGAAGAGCACATTACGGCTGTTCTCGATGTATTGGCAGCGCCGAAAGTGCCTGTATTCATCGTTATCGGTAACCGCGAAAGCAAGACAGTCTTCAACAAGGCTGTTGCCGCTGCTAGCATCAAGTACCCACACGTATTTAACCTCAATCAGGTACGTCGTGTAGATACTCCTGCTGTAGACCTCGTTAGCCTTCCTGGTTACTTCAACCCCGACTACCTCCACGCAGAAGATGGTTGCCGATACTTCGATGGCGACATCAAAGAGCTTGAGACCATCGTAGCGGGTCTTAATTCACCAGGCCTCCTCGTTTCTCACGGCGGACCTCAACAGGTTGGCAAAGATGCATTGGATTACACTTCACAGGGTAACAATGTTGGCCACGACGCACTTTTGCCACTCTTTAAGAATACCAACATCCCATTCGGTATCTTCGGCAACATTCATGAAGCGGGCGGTAGAGCAACCGACCTCGCAGGCGCGAAGCTTGCTGTTGGCGCTGAGCACCCAGCTCTTTACTTGAACCCAGGCCCAGTTGATTCAATCCGCTGGCCAATGAATGACGGCACCGAATCTACGGGTATGGCTGCTGTTATGACTATCAAAGCGGGCAAGGCGAGCTACAAAGTAGAGCGTTTCACTCTAGCTGCGGTAGCGCCAGCTAAGTAAAGCTACTGAAATAATTAGGGAAAAGGCCCGGCTCCTGCATTTGTAGGGGCCGGGCCTTTTTTTATGGTTTCCGCTCTTTCTGGCTGTACTTCCAGGTGCGATTCTGTGATGAGGCCGACATGGCTGAGAATCTCTTCAAATCGTTACAAGACAGGGCAGTTCGCTTAGGCGAGCGAGCAGTGTCGGGCCTGACCAAAGGCGATGAGAAGGCAGATGAGGCTTTACTCACAGCCCTTCATTCCGTCCGTGGTGGGCGTAGAGTATTGGATGAGCACCGCACGCGATTGCTTGGTGCAGTGGGTCTGGCCACTCGTGGAGACCTCGACAGAGTCTCTCGTAAACTGGGTCAGCTTCAGAAGAGAATGTCTCGTGTTCTCGAAGCAGTTCGCTAGTTATTAAAGAATTAGGATAGGTTTTAAACACAGGCGGCAGGAGCTTGAACGGGCAGGTTTCTATGCTTGAGCCTGGTGGCTTCAAGGCAAAAAAAAAGGCACCCAGACGTTAACCGCCCGAGTGCCTTTTCAATAGCTTCTTATAGAAGTGCTTACTTGGTGCTAACCTGTGGCTTTGCACCGAGAGCTTCAAGTTCTTCGTCACTTGCGAAGCGCTCTTCAGCTTTCCATTCTTTACCTTCTTCAATCTTCCAAGCGTCTGCGATTTTCATTTCAGGGAAATCAATCACAACAGGAACGATGCTGCCGCCGATTGTACGCTGAGTGAAATCGAAGCGAAGCTTGATGCCTTCTGCCTGACGCGGGAAGCGTGGGAAGAGGTAATAGCCAACTTCAAGGCCAGGCATGAATTCACGAACCCAGCGCTGTGGCTTAATTTGAAGAGTTGGAGGCTGTGCTGCGCCTTCGAGCTTAGAGATTTGAACAGCTTCACCCTTCACTTGAGGAGTGGTGAAAGTACCTTCAATCATCTGATAATCGACGGGACCAAATGCACCCCAGTGGATGTAAGCCATCTTGATAGCGTCTTGGCCGTCTACTTTGGCAGGTCCGATGTCATGGATATCGAAACGAAAGCCGTTGTTAGCTTGGCTAAAGAGTGGGCGATAGTGCCCTTGGCGCATCTTGTTCATCAGATCAATTGTAAGCTGGATACGTTCGTCACGTGCCTGCTTTTGACCAGGGTTCATATGACCCTTTTCAACCTTGGCTTCGCCGTACTTAAATTCACGCTCGAAATCTTGATGCTCTGGGTATTCCTTGCCAAGCTTACGCATGTCGCGGAAATAGCGCTCTAGGTGGATGCCAATTTCAGCTTGATACTTTTCTGGTCCCAAAAGGTGGAGGCCAGCCGACTGTCGTTCGAAAGCTGATTGAAGTTTGTTTAGCTCTAGGTTGTAGCTAAATTCTCGGTTTCTTTCGCGATAGTCATTGAGGCCCATAACGCCTCCAGCAATGATGACTCCGAGTACAATCAGCCATCCAATAAACGATTTCATTCAACTCTCCAGTTAGTTGCGTGTGGTTTCCCCGACGTCCTGTGTGGGGATGTGGGCGAATTTATAACGGGTGTGACAGGGTTCGTAAACCCGGATGCGCATGACGCGAGGCGTTATTTCGGTTCGTGGTTACAAACTCGGTTTCGACCGGTCTCTTTTGCACGATAAAGTGCCTCATCTGCGGCCTTTATGAAGGCATCCACGTCTTGAAGCTTGGAATAGTGGTTGGCAACACCAACGGAAACAGTCACCGGAATGGTGTGTTCTTCGAAGTGAAATTTCGTTTCTTCGATCAGTTTACGGACTTTTTCGGCCAAGACAGACGCTTGCTGGAGTGTACTCTCGGGCATGACGATGACGAATTCTTCACCGCCATAGCGTGCGAGAAGCTCATCTTTGCGAATCACGCCTTGGATCACGTGGGCGAGGCGGCGTAAGACATAGTCTCCAGCGATGTGCCCAAAGTTGTCGTTGACCGCTTTAAAATGGTCAGCATCGATGACTGCGACTGATAGAGGGCGTTTGTGACGAATGGCGCCGGCGAGTTCACGCTCGAGGAATTCTTCGAGCTTTCTGCGATTGGCCACTTCGGTGAGACCATCGGTAATGGTCATGTTGTAAATGGTTTCGTGAAAGATGGCCTCAGCATTACCGCTGCTGATGTATTTGAGAATAAATGAGCCAATTTGAATCAGGTCGCCGTTGGCAAGGACGGCTTTACGAATCTCGTCATCGTTGACGCGGCTACCATTGGTGCTCTCTTGGTCGACCAGGGTAATTTCATCGCCCATGATGATTTCGGCATGATGGCGGGAAACATTCTCATCGGCGAGGACGATGTCGTTGCTCTCGTCGCGGCCCAGAGAAAGAGTGGGTTGGTCGATAATGTAACGCTGTCCAAGATTCGGCCCGTAAATCTGAACGAGGCTCGAGTTCTTTGGCCCCGTCTGGAGAGGAGCCGGTATCGAGATTCGGGTCTTTTCGTCTTCAATGCCAGTCACGACTTAGGTGTCTCCATCGTCGAAGAGAATCTCGAACGATCCGGTGTGCTCGTCCCCCGCAAGCTCTTTACGAGCTCCTTGAAGTGCTTCGTTGGTATCTCGCA contains:
- a CDS encoding HEAT repeat domain-containing protein; translated protein: MQKAAIPALLLVVVATLFAYLWNSGYLGPRIQLNKVLVNAPAHFDRDTAMREAIRAMVESELGQDKLVNWSPDDIGEEGHALELRVGDVVEFKGEQHREVLVRLIPESGEPPLEAMGLGKEPHRLVGSVQHGFRDGWAHVLWRRERISWTSSQLIEALQNTEDKRQRLFLVNRLGETRALDAVDVLVEMLKVEEDDGVLLRLIGALAQIGNDKGVKAMIATTRLKDEAFVVQVVYAVGGIGGKMAEAFLVTLASGHPSPRVQNAARRMLDEGTKPSAQNPR
- a CDS encoding diguanylate cyclase, producing the protein MTGIEDEKTRISIPAPLQTGPKNSSLVQIYGPNLGQRYIIDQPTLSLGRDESNDIVLADENVSRHHAEIIMGDEITLVDQESTNGSRVNDDEIRKAVLANGDLIQIGSFILKYISSGNAEAIFHETIYNMTITDGLTEVANRRKLEEFLERELAGAIRHKRPLSVAVIDADHFKAVNDNFGHIAGDYVLRRLAHVIQGVIRKDELLARYGGEEFVIVMPESTLQQASVLAEKVRKLIEETKFHFEEHTIPVTVSVGVANHYSKLQDVDAFIKAADEALYRAKETGRNRVCNHEPK